In the genome of Myxococcus stipitatus, one region contains:
- a CDS encoding DUF2892 domain-containing protein: MKRNVGNLERLFRALGGVGLLVCAVMAPLPLAVRLAACGGLGVYLLFTALAGSCLGYALMGRSTCPLEPGR, from the coding sequence ATGAAGCGAAATGTGGGGAATCTGGAGCGGCTGTTCAGGGCCTTGGGGGGCGTGGGGTTGCTGGTGTGTGCGGTCATGGCACCGCTTCCGTTGGCGGTCCGGCTCGCGGCCTGCGGAGGGCTGGGGGTGTATCTGCTCTTCACGGCCCTGGCGGGGAGCTGCCTGGGTTATGCGCTGATGGGGCGCTCGACGTGCCCCCTTGAGCCTGGACGTTGA
- a CDS encoding RNA polymerase sigma factor, giving the protein MGAAHTELLAAAARGDDEALAALVRAYHDRVYRFGLRVCRDGYDADDAVQEAFTKLARRPEVQRDAGVLSWLMSVVRHACLRMLRPFVRERRALGAEPEGEAVLESEAVDPQQALERWELIQAVHAAIASLAPVYREVLIMRDLEGLSGDEVCKALGLELATMKTRLHRARGQLREELLRRGAWHRPEG; this is encoded by the coding sequence ATGGGCGCCGCACACACAGAGCTGCTCGCCGCCGCGGCAAGGGGGGATGACGAAGCCCTTGCCGCGTTGGTGCGTGCGTATCACGACCGGGTGTACCGGTTCGGCCTGCGGGTGTGCCGGGACGGGTACGATGCGGACGATGCCGTCCAGGAGGCCTTCACGAAGCTCGCGAGGCGCCCCGAGGTGCAGCGAGATGCTGGCGTCCTCTCGTGGCTGATGAGTGTGGTGCGTCATGCGTGCCTGCGGATGCTCCGCCCCTTCGTCCGCGAGCGGCGGGCCCTGGGCGCGGAGCCCGAGGGGGAGGCGGTCCTCGAATCCGAGGCGGTCGACCCACAGCAGGCGCTCGAGCGATGGGAGCTCATCCAGGCCGTCCATGCGGCCATCGCGAGCCTCGCCCCCGTCTACCGAGAGGTGCTCATCATGCGAGACCTCGAGGGCCTGTCCGGCGACGAGGTCTGCAAGGCCCTGGGGTTGGAGCTGGCCACCATGAAGACCCGGCTGCACCGGGCCCGGGGGCAGCTGCGCGAGGAGCTGCTCCGACGTGGCGCGTGGCATCGACCCGAGGGGTGA
- a CDS encoding SIR2 family NAD-dependent protein deacylase, whose amino-acid sequence MKPSGVDALVAAARGAPAESVLVVTGAGISLASGIPTFRGTDPGAVWANEVMEKGTRAFFKRAPDESWQIYLRRFELARGARPNPAHLALVEWEAWQERQGRGFALVTQNVDSLHERAGSRALVKVHGSLDKARCTARGCKLGPPRGTVPLESVDFGAFHADPRPETLPRGPVCDSRLRPHILWFDENYTEHEGYEIERVFALARQARLVVFVGTSFSVGVTEHIRAIAGKRDARMFSIDPANATPAKNIETVTARAEDLLPELVQFLSSKG is encoded by the coding sequence ATGAAGCCTTCAGGAGTCGATGCCCTTGTCGCCGCCGCCCGTGGAGCCCCCGCCGAGTCCGTGCTCGTCGTCACGGGCGCTGGCATCAGCCTGGCCAGCGGCATTCCGACGTTTCGAGGAACAGACCCCGGCGCGGTGTGGGCGAACGAGGTCATGGAGAAGGGGACGCGGGCCTTCTTCAAGCGGGCGCCTGACGAGTCCTGGCAGATCTACCTGCGCCGCTTCGAGCTGGCGCGAGGCGCGCGGCCGAACCCCGCACACCTGGCGTTGGTCGAGTGGGAGGCGTGGCAGGAGCGACAGGGCCGGGGCTTCGCCCTCGTCACGCAGAACGTCGACTCCCTGCACGAGCGGGCTGGGAGTCGGGCGTTGGTGAAGGTGCACGGGAGCCTCGACAAGGCACGGTGCACCGCGCGGGGGTGCAAGCTGGGACCTCCGAGAGGCACGGTGCCGCTCGAGTCGGTGGACTTCGGGGCCTTTCATGCGGACCCACGCCCGGAGACCTTGCCGCGCGGCCCTGTCTGCGACAGCCGGCTGCGGCCGCACATCCTCTGGTTCGATGAGAACTACACCGAGCACGAGGGCTACGAAATCGAGCGCGTGTTCGCACTGGCGCGGCAGGCCCGGCTGGTCGTCTTCGTCGGGACCTCGTTCTCGGTGGGGGTGACGGAGCACATCCGTGCCATCGCGGGGAAACGTGACGCTCGCATGTTCAGCATCGACCCGGCCAACGCGACTCCGGCCAAGAACATCGAAACGGTGACGGCACGCGCGGAGGACCTGCTGCCGGAGCTGGTGCAATTCCTTTCCTCGAAAGGCTGA
- a CDS encoding DEAD/DEAH box helicase family protein, with product MIDLDTARSLLDFGKRMSTGHHRAEEQLRGAVAVHNILRKHRLAYLADEVGMGKTYVALGALALFRHFNPGFRVLVITPRENIQRKWQKELTIFAAHNVRFDDLRMRALDGRPARPLVDCGNLLELVHETSIDPNRDFFVRMSSFSLPVGKASEGWTALRDGLRRHLPWLRDEAFDLRNKEVFKRNFARALCCALPKFDLVIVDEAHNLKHGFNLSGSSRNQVLAEAFGRHAPEDAPDLRLFPGYGPRAERVLFLSATPLEETYRHVWNQLDLFGLAGGFRELRDDQVPEERKKEVAGQFLVRRVTSMRIAGREHTKNMYRREWRSGGVHQHDEPITVSDDRQRLLVALVQKKVSELLSGKQFNHSFQIGMLASFESFLETAKLRRQDDEESIFDDSEQSDLAQEREGIDVRALNQLADRYRRKFGREMPHPKMDAVVDSLASAWVTGKKALVFVRRVASVRELKRKLDERYDDWLIPHLRARLPEGLRARFDEVVAEYRLEKSAAERTRHEGSSSPQDVVGTDVEVDDRGGTDTFFAWFFRGEGPKGVLSGANIQARFIKGSGAYSTFFADNTVMALLGAEPEQVLNALAATLQLSREETTERLRQRAAKYLSRKAKVVTRASRMEAAQAAALELLQEGATGTLAVQAQVIWDERYRTSMSREPATEAPQELASALERTTFFNELRRPERAELRARIWPQPASRGDTVEDFRSQYREQVLRAELLAVAARLGHAFIDLYVAAMAGRTTLAIHRRGEQAAEHLDDADERELETGGGRLLREYLDLLESQLRATTPRPWGALDELTDIAGNLELILDVNVPDARTTPLGESARYVASLLRQQQPTGGMAGHVNQTLVRQFRMPGYPFVLVTTDLLQEGEDLHTFCSSVHHYGISWTPSAMEQRVGRIDRVRSQSDRRLSALGGEPRGEDCLQVYLPHLQDTVEVLQVQRVLERMNTFLRLMHEGLTVSAPDQRRIDVGREMVAARKQVDRLSGPLKSAFPIPPWATQGDKTALAVEDSFGVRVRERFERLQHLSMEGTHVTWASHPPKGSLLGTVTLPTGRVQPFTLMLKSEQGHPVVRCISPIGRTEPDEDPEPIASRGARISSRIGAILTKQARLYDLTVEDDVVLGAPEHDATRVRLLVRRVTEQADRMEQEHFDDGRDARLDAFEAELREEGSRGL from the coding sequence ATGATCGACCTGGACACCGCCCGCTCGCTGCTCGACTTCGGCAAGCGGATGAGTACGGGCCACCACCGCGCGGAGGAACAGCTGCGCGGGGCCGTGGCCGTCCACAACATCCTTCGCAAGCACCGCCTTGCCTATCTCGCCGACGAGGTGGGCATGGGCAAGACGTACGTGGCACTGGGCGCCCTCGCCCTCTTCCGCCACTTCAATCCGGGCTTCAGGGTCCTGGTCATCACCCCGCGCGAGAACATCCAGCGAAAGTGGCAGAAGGAGCTCACGATCTTCGCCGCGCACAACGTGCGCTTCGACGACCTCCGGATGCGCGCGCTCGATGGTCGCCCTGCCCGACCCCTCGTCGACTGCGGCAACCTGCTCGAGCTGGTCCACGAGACGAGCATCGACCCGAACCGGGACTTCTTCGTCCGGATGTCGAGCTTCAGCCTCCCCGTTGGAAAAGCGAGCGAGGGCTGGACGGCGCTGCGCGACGGGCTGAGACGACACCTGCCCTGGCTGCGGGACGAAGCCTTCGACCTGCGCAACAAAGAGGTCTTCAAGAGGAACTTCGCTCGGGCGCTGTGCTGCGCACTGCCGAAGTTCGACCTCGTCATCGTCGACGAGGCCCACAACCTCAAGCACGGATTCAACCTCTCGGGCTCCTCGCGTAACCAGGTGCTGGCGGAGGCGTTCGGCCGCCATGCACCGGAGGACGCCCCGGACCTCCGCCTCTTCCCGGGCTACGGGCCTCGGGCCGAGCGAGTGCTGTTCCTGTCAGCCACGCCGCTCGAGGAGACCTACCGGCACGTCTGGAACCAGCTCGACCTGTTCGGGCTCGCGGGAGGCTTTCGCGAGCTGCGCGACGACCAGGTCCCCGAAGAGCGCAAGAAGGAGGTCGCGGGCCAGTTCCTCGTCCGGCGCGTGACGTCCATGCGAATCGCGGGGCGCGAGCACACCAAGAACATGTACCGGCGGGAGTGGCGCTCCGGGGGTGTCCATCAACACGACGAGCCCATCACCGTGTCGGACGACCGGCAGCGGCTGCTCGTCGCGCTGGTGCAGAAGAAGGTGAGTGAGCTGCTGAGCGGCAAGCAGTTCAACCACTCGTTCCAGATTGGCATGCTCGCCTCGTTCGAGAGCTTCCTCGAGACCGCGAAGCTGCGACGCCAGGATGACGAGGAGAGCATCTTCGACGACTCGGAGCAGTCCGACCTCGCCCAGGAGCGAGAGGGAATCGACGTTCGCGCACTGAACCAACTGGCAGACAGGTATCGGCGCAAGTTCGGGCGCGAGATGCCCCACCCCAAGATGGATGCCGTCGTCGACAGCCTCGCGTCCGCGTGGGTGACGGGCAAGAAGGCGCTGGTGTTCGTCCGGCGTGTCGCCTCGGTCAGGGAGCTGAAGCGCAAGCTCGACGAGCGCTATGACGACTGGCTGATTCCCCACCTGCGCGCACGACTTCCGGAAGGGCTGCGGGCGCGCTTCGATGAGGTCGTCGCCGAGTATCGGCTCGAGAAGAGCGCCGCGGAGCGGACCCGTCACGAGGGGAGCTCGTCACCCCAGGACGTGGTCGGCACGGATGTGGAGGTGGATGACCGAGGCGGCACGGACACCTTCTTCGCCTGGTTCTTCCGAGGAGAAGGTCCCAAGGGCGTGCTGAGCGGAGCCAACATCCAGGCCCGCTTCATCAAGGGAAGCGGCGCCTACTCGACGTTCTTCGCGGACAACACCGTGATGGCGCTGCTGGGCGCCGAGCCCGAGCAGGTGCTCAACGCGCTGGCCGCCACCCTCCAGCTCTCACGGGAGGAGACGACGGAGCGACTGCGCCAGCGGGCCGCGAAGTACCTGAGCCGCAAAGCCAAGGTCGTCACCCGCGCCAGTCGCATGGAGGCGGCGCAGGCCGCGGCGCTCGAGCTGCTCCAGGAAGGCGCAACGGGGACTCTGGCCGTCCAGGCGCAGGTCATCTGGGACGAGCGATACAGGACATCGATGTCTCGCGAGCCCGCGACCGAGGCCCCCCAGGAGCTCGCCTCCGCCCTCGAGCGCACCACGTTCTTCAACGAGCTGCGCCGCCCCGAGCGCGCGGAGCTTCGAGCACGCATCTGGCCCCAGCCCGCGAGCCGAGGAGATACCGTCGAGGACTTCCGGAGCCAGTACCGCGAGCAGGTGCTGCGCGCGGAGCTGCTCGCGGTGGCCGCACGGCTCGGGCATGCCTTCATCGACCTGTACGTCGCGGCGATGGCGGGCCGCACCACCCTGGCCATCCACCGACGCGGCGAACAAGCCGCCGAGCATCTCGACGACGCCGATGAGCGGGAGCTGGAGACCGGAGGCGGGCGGCTGCTGCGCGAGTACCTCGACCTCCTCGAGTCCCAGCTCCGCGCCACCACGCCGCGCCCCTGGGGGGCGCTCGACGAGCTGACGGACATCGCCGGGAACCTCGAGCTGATTCTCGACGTGAACGTCCCGGATGCACGCACGACGCCGCTCGGCGAGTCCGCGCGCTACGTGGCGAGCCTGCTTCGCCAACAGCAGCCCACGGGCGGCATGGCGGGACACGTCAACCAGACACTGGTCCGCCAGTTCCGGATGCCGGGCTATCCCTTCGTCCTCGTCACCACGGACCTGCTCCAGGAAGGCGAGGACCTGCACACGTTCTGCTCGTCGGTCCACCACTACGGAATCTCGTGGACGCCCTCGGCGATGGAGCAGCGCGTGGGGCGCATCGACCGCGTCCGCTCGCAGTCGGACCGACGGCTCTCCGCGCTTGGAGGCGAACCGCGGGGCGAGGACTGCCTCCAGGTCTACCTCCCCCACCTCCAGGACACGGTGGAGGTCCTCCAGGTGCAACGGGTCCTGGAGCGCATGAACACCTTCCTTCGACTGATGCATGAGGGGCTGACGGTGTCCGCGCCCGACCAGCGGCGCATCGACGTGGGGCGGGAGATGGTCGCGGCCCGGAAGCAGGTCGACCGGCTCAGCGGCCCGCTCAAGAGCGCCTTCCCCATTCCTCCGTGGGCCACGCAGGGAGACAAGACGGCCCTGGCGGTCGAGGACTCGTTCGGCGTCCGCGTCCGCGAGCGCTTCGAGCGACTCCAGCACCTCTCGATGGAAGGCACACACGTCACCTGGGCCTCCCATCCCCCCAAGGGCTCGCTGCTGGGGACCGTCACCCTCCCGACGGGCCGGGTCCAGCCCTTCACACTGATGCTCAAGTCCGAGCAAGGGCACCCCGTGGTCCGTTGCATCAGCCCCATCGGCCGGACCGAGCCGGACGAGGACCCGGAGCCCATCGCCTCACGCGGCGCGCGAATCTCCTCTCGCATCGGCGCGATTCTCACCAAGCAGGCGCGGCTCTATGACCTGACCGTCGAGGACGATGTGGTGCTCGGCGCGCCCGAGCATGACGCCACCCGCGTGAGGCTGCTGGTGCGCCGGGTCACGGAGCAGGCGGACCGGATGGAACAGGAACACTTCGACGATGGCCGCGACGCGAGGCTCGATGCCTTCGAAGCCGAGCTCCGAGAGGAGGGCAGCCGTGGGCTCTGA